One genomic segment of Bombina bombina isolate aBomBom1 chromosome 4, aBomBom1.pri, whole genome shotgun sequence includes these proteins:
- the LOC128657046 gene encoding uncharacterized protein LOC128657046, producing MEKCQFHKDTIKFLGYIISPNGIQMDQEKITAIINWQTPTTLKSLQRFLGFSNFYRKFINHYSTIVQPLTRLTGKQKFVWDSKAEQAFHNLKEKFSTATILRIPDPDLPYTLEVDASNVGICAILL from the coding sequence atggaaaaGTGTCAATTCCACAAAGACACCATTAAATTTTTGGGATACATTATCTCACCCAATGGCATTCAAATGGATCAAGAAAAGATAacagccataatcaattggcaaacACCTACTACATTGAAATCTCTACAAAGATTTCTAGGTTTCTCAAACTTTTACAGGAAATTCATTAATCATTATTCCACTATAGTTCAACCTTTAACTCGTCTTACTGGAAAACAAAAATTTGTTTGGGATTCCAAAGCTGAGCAAGCCTTTCACAATTTAAAGGAGAAATTTTCAACAGCTACAATCTTGAGAATACCTGATCCAGATTTGCCATACAccctggaggtggatgcctcaaatgttggaatTTGTGCTATACTTTTATAA